In Zingiber officinale cultivar Zhangliang chromosome 3B, Zo_v1.1, whole genome shotgun sequence, a single window of DNA contains:
- the LOC121967257 gene encoding protein kinase PINOID-like, which produces MLDLALDSDGDVGLEVINSSQSSMSSSGDSRSSFSRFSFDTAGPAPLEATVELPAGLRPCAPTRLPSKPHRSSDPAWAAISCRSLPANLGPRDFKLLRRIGSGDIGTVYLCRLRDEASPHPYAMKVVDKLALSKKKKLDRAATEKRILRILDHPFLPTLYADFDASPHYSCVVMEYCSGGDLHTLRHRQPRQRFSVAATRFYAAEVLLALEYLHMLGIVYRDLKPENILIRSDGHIMLSDFDLSLESTSSPTLEPIATSTPADRGHSAAENGERFPADPSCLPFLARRPPPHMATKADPWRFVAEPVDARSCSFVGTHEYVAPEVAAGQPHGSAVDWWAYGILLYELLYGRTPFAGPTNLQTLHNIVKQPLSFPTADPSSSAAKDLIASLLAKDPTARLGSRRGAADVKAHPFFKGINLALMRSHRPPVLPGPIRSHSRKQPPMPNQFEFF; this is translated from the exons ATGTTGGATTTGGCGCTGGATTCCGATGGCGACGTCGGGCTGGAAGTGATTAACTCCAGCCAGAGCTCGATGAGCAGCAGTGGCGACAGCCGGAGTAGTTTCTCGCGTTTTTCATTTGATACTGCTGGACCTGCGCCGCTGGAGGCGACGGTGGAGCTCCCCGCCGGTCTTCGCCCCTGTGCTCCGACCCGGCTTCCATCCAAGCCGCACCGCTCGTCGGATCCGGCCTGGGCCGCGATTAGTTGTCGGTCTCTTCCCGCCAATCTCGGCCCCCGGGACTTCAAGCTCCTCCGCCGCATTGGCAGCGGCGACATCGGAACTGTCTATCTCTGCCGCCTGCGCGACGAGGCCTCGCCGCACCCGTACGCGATGAAGGTGGTCGACAAGTTGGCGCTgtccaagaagaagaagctcgatAGGGCGGCGACGGAGAAGAGGATCCTCCGGATCCTCGATCACCCCTTTCTCCCCACTCTCTACGCCGACTTCGATGCTTCGCCGCATTACTCCTGCGTCGTGATGGAATACTGCAGCGGCGGAGACCTTCACACGCTCCGCCACCGCCAGCCCCGCCAACGCTTCTCCGTCGCCGCCACCAG GTTCTACGCGGCGGAGGTGCTGCTCGCCCTAGAGTATCTTCACATGCTCGGTATCGTCTACCGCGACCTGAAGCCGGAGAACATCCTCATCCGCTCCGACGGCCACATCATGCTCTCCGACTTCGACCTCTCCCTGGAGTCCACCTCCTCGCCCACCCTCGAGCCCATCGCCACCTCCACCCCGGCGGACAGGGGCCACTCTGCCGCTGAAAACGGCGAGCGCTTCCCCGCCGATCCCTCCTGCCTCCCCTTCCTCGCTCGCCGGCCGCCACCCCACATGGCCACGAAGGCCGACCCTTGGCGCTTCGTCGCGGAGCCTGTCGACGCTCGGTCGTGCTCCTTCGTGGGTACTCACGAGTACGTCGCGCCAGAGGTCGCCGCAGGCCAGCCCCACGGCAGCGCCGTCGACTGGTGGGCCTACGGCATCCTCCTCTACGAGCTCCTCTACGGGCGCACTCCCTTCGCCGGGCCCACCAACCTGCAGACTCTCCACAACATCGTCAAGCAGCCGCTATCCTTCCCGACGGCCGACCCTTCCTCGTCGGCGGCGAAGGATCTCATCGCCAGCCTGCTGGCTAAGGACCCCACCGCCCGCCTCGGCTCCCGGCGCGGCGCGGCGGACGTCAAGGCGCACCCTTTCTTCAAGGGCATCAACCTGGCGCTCATGCGCTCGCACCGGCCGCCGGTCCTGCCCGGTCCGATCCGCTCCCACTCCCGTAAGCAGCCCCCCATGCCAAACCAGTTCGAGTTCT